A genomic window from Raphanus sativus cultivar WK10039 unplaced genomic scaffold, ASM80110v3 Scaffold1837, whole genome shotgun sequence includes:
- the LOC130494497 gene encoding lipase-like PAD4 — protein QITQGLEMEKIKQVVITGYSTGGAVAALTTLWLLSLPSPPSFPFLCITFGSPLLGNQSLSSSVSRSHVAQNFCHVVTIHDLVPRRNVDQLWPFGTYLFCSDSGGLCLENAASVRRMFHILNSTGTPNIEERQRYEHYVSTLSHQFLISRSSRSENISDNSYEAGVALAVESLGFSDDHPSGVSAKECIEIATRMSRAPIERASELAIELGDVLQSRLEIQWYKDSCDASPKKLGYYDNFKLYSNQRELKVNMSRAKLAKFWDRVYGMVEKKELPSDFDFELKWLFASQFYQLLAEPLDIAYFYKYKYSKTGSGHYMENGNRPKRYLLLDKWWKERGECHRVKTARTRYASTTQDTCFWAKVEEAKEWLDDMRSEGTQRQALLWEKIVGFESYANKLVKMKDVSLDVLADNSSYNLWLEKLKEFKLDNGIGMVVDESDAMET, from the coding sequence CAGATCACACAAGGACTCGAAATGGAAAAGATAAAACAGGTGGTAATAACCGGATATTCAACCGGCGGTGCAGTGGCCGCACTCACCACACTTTGGCTCCTCTCACTACCTTCGCCGCCATCATTCCCCTTCCTCTGCATTACCTTCGGCTCCCCTCTGCTAGGAAACCAATCTCTCTCTTCCTCAGTCTCCCGATCACATGTAGCCCAAAATTTCTGCCACGTGGTTACCATCCACGACCTTGTTCCTAGAAGAAACGTTGATCAACTCTGGCCCTTTGGAACATATCTCTTCTGTTCCGACAGTGGAGGTCTCTGCTTAGAAAATGCTGCTTCAGTTCGTAGGATGTTTCATATACTCAACTCAACAGGAACTCCAAACATCGAGGAACGTCAAAGGTACGAACATTACGTGTCTACACTCTCTCACCAGTTTCTCATATCTAGAAGCTCTCGTAGTGAGAATATCTCAGACAATAGCTACGAAGCTGGTGTCGCATTAGCCGTGGaatctcttggattctctgatGATCACCCAAGTGGTGTATCAGCTAAAGAATGCATAGAAATAGCTACAAGAATGAGCCGTGCTCCGATAGAGAGAGCGAGTGAGTTAGCTATTGAGCTTGGTGATGTATTGCAATCAAGACTAGAGATTCAATGGTACAAAGACAGTTGCGACGCGTCACCAAAGAAGCTCGGTTACTACGATAACTTCAAACTATACTCAAATCAAAGAGAGCTAAAGGTGAACATGAGCCGTGCAAAGCTAGCTAAGTTTTGGGACCGTGTGTATGGAATGGTGGAGAAGAAAGAGCTGCCATCTGATTTTGATTTCGAATTGAAATGGCTATTTGCATCGCAGTTTTACCAGCTCTTAGCCGAACCACTGGATATTGCGTACTTCTACAAgtacaaatattcaaaaactGGTAGTGGTCATTACATGGAGAATGGGAATAGACCCAAAAGGTATTTACTGTTGGATAAGTGGTGGAAAGAAAGAGGGGAGTGTCATAGAGTGAAGACTGCGAGAACTCGATATGCTAGCACTACTCAGGATACTTGCTTTTGGGCTAAGGTTGAGGAGGCAAAAGAGTGGTTGGATGATATGAGAAGCGAAGGTACGCAGAGGCAAGCTTTGTTGTGGGAAAAGATTGTTGGATTTGAGAGCTATGCTAATAAATTGGTGAAGATGAAGGACGTTTCGCTTGATGTTCTTGCGGATAATTCGAGTTACAATCTGTGGTTGGAGAAGCTGAAAGAGTTCAAACTGGATAATGGAATTGGAATGGTTGTTGATGAGAGTGACGCAATGGAGACTTAG
- the LOC108853570 gene encoding dof zinc finger protein DOF3.5-like: MHKLTHTFMGAYITHSCCERESREERDMERTEALTSSFIWRPNANANAEITPSCPRCGSSNTKFCYYNNYSLTQPRYFCKGCRRYWTKGGSLRNVPVGGGCRKSRRTKSSSSNSKTGVTASSCSSGGGSPNIDLALVYANFLNPKPDEPTLQEACDLATGASMKPSWSIDIGDHHHYDHQVEHIVEECGYNGLPPFPGEELLSIDTNSVWSDALLIGHHHVEVGGVTPARTVHEPVVHFADESNDSTNFLLGSWSPFDFSTDG; the protein is encoded by the coding sequence ATGCACAAACTCACACACACATTCATGGGTGCGTATATAACACATTCTtgttgtgagagagagagtagagaagagagagatatgGAGAGAACAGAAGCATTGACGTCATCCTTTATATGGCGGCCAAATGCAAACGCAAACGCAGAGATAACGCCGAGCTGTCCAAGATGTGGATCATCCAACACAAAGTTCTGCTATTACAACAACTACAGTCTCACTCAACCTCGCTACTTCTGCAAAGGCTGCCGTAGATATTGGACCAAAGGTGGCTCCCTCCGCAACGTGCCTGTAGGCGGTGGCTGCCGCAAATCCCGCCGTACCAAATCCTCCTCGAGTAACTCTAAAACCGGAGTAACCGCTAGTTCATGCAGCTCCGGTGGTGGCTCACCAAACATAGATCTTGCTCTTGTTTACGCCAATTTCTTGAATCCAAAGCCTGACGAACCCACACTTCAAGAAGCATGCGATTTAGCCACAGGCGCTTCGATGAAACCCTCTTGGAGTATAGACATCGGTGATCATCATCACTATGATCATCAGGTGGAACACATTGTGGAGGAATGTGGTTATAATGGGTTGCCTCCGTTTCCTGGTGAAGAGCTTCTTTCTATTGACACTAATAGTGTTTGGTCTGATGCTTTATTGATTGGTCATCACCATGTAGAAGTTGGTGGTGTAACTCCGGCCCGGACTGTTCATGAACCGGTGGTTCATTTCGCTGATGAATCCAATGACTCTACCAACTTCTTGTTAGGAAGCTGGAGCCCTTTTGATTTCTCAACCGATGGATGA